In Flavobacterium sp. CBA20B-1, one DNA window encodes the following:
- a CDS encoding helix-turn-helix domain-containing protein, with product MEENQRFSEKIDHLTELTNNAGDHKIDLNSFNFTERQLEIIDLVQKGKNNKEIAAELFISENTVKYHLKAIYTILNIKQRNELMILYRTKNELPPDNEH from the coding sequence GTGGAAGAAAACCAGCGTTTTTCTGAAAAAATTGACCATCTTACCGAACTCACTAATAATGCAGGCGACCATAAAATTGATCTTAACTCTTTTAATTTTACCGAACGCCAATTAGAGATTATTGATTTGGTACAAAAAGGAAAAAACAACAAAGAAATTGCAGCAGAACTGTTCATCTCTGAAAATACGGTAAAGTATCATTTAAAAGCTATTTATACGATTTTGAATATTAAACAAAGGAACGAATTAATGATATTATACCGCACAAAAAATGAGCTTCCACCTGATAACGAACATTAA
- a CDS encoding four helix bundle protein, translated as MATIKRFEDLEIWQEARKLSKEIINIAKHTDLKTHYRFNEQIKAASGSVMDNIAEGFERNGNMEFRQFLSIAKGSAGETRSQIYRLYDNEYINNEKFNFLVSEYEKLSGKINNFIIYLNKNDFKGTKFQ; from the coding sequence ATGGCAACAATAAAAAGATTTGAAGATTTAGAAATTTGGCAGGAAGCAAGAAAACTTTCTAAAGAAATTATAAATATTGCTAAACATACAGATTTGAAAACTCATTATAGGTTCAACGAACAAATAAAAGCAGCATCTGGTTCTGTAATGGATAATATAGCAGAAGGGTTTGAGCGAAATGGAAATATGGAGTTTAGACAGTTCCTTTCCATAGCAAAAGGCTCGGCAGGAGAAACAAGATCTCAAATTTATCGTTTATATGATAATGAATATATCAATAATGAAAAGTTCAATTTCTTGGTTTCAGAATATGAAAAATTGAGTGGAAAAATAAATAATTTTATTATTTACTTAAATAAAAACGATTTTAAAGGAACAAAGTTTCAATAA
- the sufC gene encoding Fe-S cluster assembly ATPase SufC has product MLQIKNLHASVEDKEILKGINLEVKAGEVHAIMGPNGAGKSTLSSVIAGNENFEVTEGEIILEGEDLADLAPEERAHKGIFLSFQYPVEIPGVSVTNFMKTAINETRKANGLEDMPANEMLKLIKEKAELLEIDRKFLSRSLNEGFSGGEKKRNEIFQMAMLNPKIAILDETDSGLDIDALRIVSNGVNKLKNENNAVVVITHYQRLLDYIVPDFVHVLHDGKIVKTGGKELALELEQKGYDWLK; this is encoded by the coding sequence ATGTTACAAATTAAAAATTTACACGCAAGTGTTGAAGACAAAGAAATATTAAAAGGAATTAACCTAGAAGTAAAAGCAGGTGAGGTGCATGCCATCATGGGACCAAACGGCGCAGGTAAATCAACCTTATCGTCTGTAATTGCAGGTAATGAAAACTTTGAAGTTACCGAAGGCGAAATTATTTTAGAAGGCGAAGATTTGGCAGATTTAGCACCAGAAGAGCGTGCTCATAAAGGTATTTTCTTATCGTTTCAGTATCCGGTTGAAATTCCGGGTGTTTCGGTAACCAACTTTATGAAAACTGCAATCAATGAAACACGCAAAGCAAACGGTTTAGAAGACATGCCTGCAAACGAAATGTTGAAGTTGATTAAAGAAAAAGCCGAATTGTTAGAAATCGACCGTAAATTCTTATCTCGATCTTTAAACGAAGGTTTTTCGGGTGGAGAGAAAAAACGTAACGAAATCTTTCAAATGGCAATGTTGAATCCTAAAATTGCGATTTTAGATGAAACAGATTCAGGTTTGGATATCGATGCTTTACGAATTGTTTCAAACGGTGTAAACAAACTGAAAAACGAAAACAACGCAGTAGTTGTCATTACACACTACCAACGTTTGCTAGATTATATCGTTCCTGATTTTGTACACGTTTTGCACGATGGAAAAATCGTTAAAACAGGTGGTAAAGAATTAGCACTTGAATTAGAACAAAAAGGATACGATTGGTTGAAATAA
- the sufD gene encoding Fe-S cluster assembly protein SufD, with translation MDLKEKVLSSFLAFEQKVDINSTLHNVRTDALKVFENKGFPTKKEEAWKYTSLNAILANDFNILPKNDSAVEWKDVKKYFLNDVDTYKVVFINGVFSSHLSSTTHDGIDVCLMSSALTKPKYKMVIDTYFNQAANKEDSLTNLNTAYAYEGAYINIPKSKVVQKPIEILYFTTGNSSNFVQPRNLIIVGENAHVQITERHQSLTDVAMFTNSVTEIYAAKRAIVDYYKVQNDVQTANLVDNTYIEQKQESRVSVHTFSFGGNITRNNLNFYQKGERIDSTLKGITIIGDKQHVDHYTLVNHEQPNCESHQNYKGIFDERATGVFNGKIYVDKIAQKTDAFQQNNNILLTDKATLNTKPQLEIFADDVKCSHGCTIGQLDESAMFYMQQRGIPKKEAKALLMYAFTDEVLSSVAIPDLQLKLQKLISMKLGVNIGFDI, from the coding sequence ATGGATTTAAAAGAAAAAGTACTATCATCATTTTTAGCATTTGAACAAAAGGTAGATATCAATTCAACCTTGCACAATGTGCGTACAGATGCTTTGAAGGTGTTCGAAAATAAAGGATTTCCCACAAAAAAAGAAGAAGCTTGGAAATACACATCGCTAAATGCAATTTTAGCAAACGATTTCAATATTCTTCCTAAAAACGATAGCGCTGTTGAGTGGAAGGATGTAAAAAAATACTTTTTGAACGATGTAGATACCTATAAAGTAGTGTTCATAAACGGTGTTTTTTCCTCGCATTTATCCTCAACCACACACGATGGAATTGATGTGTGCTTAATGTCGTCGGCGCTCACAAAGCCCAAATACAAAATGGTAATCGATACCTATTTTAATCAAGCGGCAAACAAAGAAGACAGTTTAACCAATTTGAATACTGCTTACGCCTACGAAGGTGCGTATATCAATATTCCAAAATCGAAAGTGGTTCAAAAACCTATCGAAATTTTGTATTTCACCACCGGCAATTCTTCCAATTTTGTGCAACCAAGAAATTTGATAATTGTGGGCGAAAATGCACATGTACAGATTACGGAGCGTCATCAATCGTTGACAGATGTGGCTATGTTCACCAACAGCGTAACCGAAATTTATGCGGCAAAACGTGCCATTGTTGATTATTACAAAGTTCAAAACGACGTGCAAACTGCAAATTTGGTTGACAACACCTATATCGAACAAAAGCAAGAAAGCCGCGTGTCAGTGCACACGTTTTCGTTTGGAGGAAACATCACCCGAAACAATTTGAATTTTTATCAAAAAGGCGAACGCATCGATTCTACTTTAAAAGGAATCACCATTATTGGCGATAAACAGCACGTAGATCACTATACATTAGTGAATCACGAACAGCCAAATTGTGAATCGCACCAAAACTATAAAGGTATTTTTGATGAGCGTGCTACCGGAGTTTTCAACGGAAAAATTTATGTAGATAAAATTGCTCAAAAAACCGATGCTTTTCAGCAGAACAATAATATTTTATTAACAGATAAGGCAACGTTGAACACCAAACCGCAATTAGAAATTTTTGCCGACGACGTAAAATGTTCGCACGGTTGTACCATTGGTCAGTTAGATGAATCGGCGATGTTCTACATGCAACAGCGTGGTATTCCTAAGAAAGAAGCCAAAGCATTGTTGATGTATGCCTTTACCGATGAGGTTTTATCATCAGTAGCCATTCCGGATCTTCAATTAAAGCTACAAAAATTAATCTCAATGAAACTGGGTGTAAACATTGGGTTTGATATCTAA
- a CDS encoding HesB/IscA family protein codes for MIKVSESAAKRAKMLMEDDGLNPETAFIRVGVKSGGCSGLEYELKFDENALENDKIFEDNGVKIAVDKKSFLYLVGTTLEYSGGLNGKGFVFNNPNAARTCGCGESFSL; via the coding sequence ATGATAAAAGTGTCAGAATCGGCTGCAAAACGAGCTAAAATGTTGATGGAAGATGATGGATTAAACCCCGAAACAGCGTTCATTCGTGTAGGAGTGAAAAGTGGTGGTTGTTCAGGTTTGGAATATGAACTGAAGTTTGATGAAAATGCTTTAGAAAACGATAAAATTTTTGAAGATAACGGTGTAAAAATCGCTGTTGATAAAAAAAGCTTTCTGTATTTAGTTGGCACCACGTTGGAATATTCAGGTGGATTAAACGGAAAAGGGTTTGTATTTAACAACCCAAATGCAGCCAGAACATGTGGTTGTGGAGAGAGTTTTTCGCTTTAA
- a CDS encoding gliding motility-associated C-terminal domain-containing protein — translation MFSYTTNSTTGYVVFEGLMPGMQQISGSSPSSFYDVLFNKSGAEHSFHLTTDIANAGTVNLLNGVVLMDKANGGAFVFLKGAKHINTSDRSHVNGEVTKNGNEGFKYPVGDGGYYRFAGISAPVQEAEIYTGEYLLENSNSKYPHASRTGVIKAIDDQEYWIINQSVNTDNSVVVTLSWDTRTTPAWLTANPDLLHIVRWDETQKLWVDEGGVVNYGEQTVSTPVNVDDFGIFTLGTIKENLINPGEVVIYNGVTPDGDGMNDYFIIDNINQFPNNHVTIYNRWGRKVYETHSYDSNGNVFRGYAQGNAIVNEGEKLPSGTY, via the coding sequence TTGTTCAGTTATACAACTAATAGTACTACGGGTTATGTGGTATTCGAAGGCTTAATGCCGGGCATGCAACAAATCTCCGGCAGTTCACCCAGTAGTTTTTACGATGTGCTGTTCAACAAAAGTGGCGCAGAACACAGCTTTCATTTAACCACTGACATCGCCAATGCCGGCACCGTAAATCTTTTAAACGGAGTGGTATTGATGGACAAAGCCAATGGCGGCGCGTTTGTCTTCTTAAAAGGAGCCAAGCACATCAATACTTCAGACCGCAGCCACGTAAACGGCGAAGTCACCAAAAACGGTAACGAAGGCTTTAAATACCCTGTGGGCGACGGAGGTTATTACCGTTTTGCAGGCATATCAGCACCCGTTCAAGAAGCAGAAATCTACACGGGGGAATATTTATTGGAAAACTCGAACAGTAAATACCCGCATGCCAGCCGCACTGGTGTCATAAAAGCCATTGACGACCAAGAATATTGGATCATCAACCAAAGCGTAAACACCGACAATTCGGTGGTTGTAACCCTCTCATGGGATACGCGCACGACACCGGCATGGTTAACAGCAAACCCTGATTTGCTACACATAGTTCGTTGGGACGAAACCCAAAAATTGTGGGTAGATGAAGGCGGTGTAGTAAACTATGGCGAGCAAACCGTAAGCACACCTGTAAATGTAGATGACTTTGGAATATTTACCCTTGGAACGATTAAAGAAAATCTTATAAATCCGGGTGAAGTAGTTATTTACAACGGGGTAACACCAGATGGCGACGGTATGAACGATTATTTCATTATCGACAACATCAACCAATTTCCAAACAACCACGTAACCATTTACAACCGTTGGGGAAGAAAAGTATATGAAACCCATAGCTATGACAGCAACGGCAACGTATTCCGCGGCTATGCCCAAGGCAATGCCATTGTAAACGAAGGCGAAAAACTCCCAAGCGGAACCTATTAA
- a CDS encoding aminotransferase class V-fold PLP-dependent enzyme, whose product MKFDINKIRSQFPILQQQVNGKPLVYFDNAATSQKPQVVIDAEAKYYSEINANIHRGVHHLSQVATDAYEESRIKIQKHINAQNSFEVLFTTGTTFGINLVANGFGQILKPGDEVIVSHLEHHSNIVPWQFACDRSGATLKVIPMLQDGSLDMEAYQNLLNENTKIVAVNHISNALGVVNPIKFIIEKAHKVGAAVLIDGAQATPHLKPDVQELDCDFYVFSGHKIGGPTGTGILYGKEAWLNKLPPYQGGGEMIKEVTFEKTTYACLPHKFEAGTPNIAGGIVLGVAIDYLNEIGFDNIAAYEQELLDYGMQQLSKLEGIEFYGTTAKKTSVISFNFKGIHPYDVGAIIDKLGIAVRTGHHCAQPIMNFFDIPGTIRASFAFYNTKEEIDAMIEALKKARMMLS is encoded by the coding sequence ATGAAGTTCGATATAAATAAAATACGCAGTCAGTTTCCTATACTTCAGCAGCAAGTAAATGGAAAACCTTTGGTGTATTTTGACAATGCCGCTACATCTCAAAAACCGCAAGTGGTGATTGATGCTGAAGCAAAATATTACAGCGAGATCAATGCAAACATTCACCGTGGCGTACATCATTTAAGTCAGGTGGCAACCGATGCTTACGAAGAATCGCGCATCAAAATCCAAAAACACATCAATGCCCAAAACAGTTTCGAAGTGTTGTTTACAACGGGCACAACTTTCGGAATCAATCTGGTAGCAAACGGTTTTGGTCAGATTTTAAAACCAGGAGATGAGGTAATTGTTTCACATCTGGAGCATCATTCTAACATTGTTCCGTGGCAGTTTGCCTGCGATCGGTCAGGAGCAACGTTAAAAGTAATTCCCATGTTGCAAGATGGATCTTTAGATATGGAAGCGTATCAAAACCTGTTAAACGAAAACACCAAAATTGTTGCCGTAAATCATATATCCAATGCGTTGGGTGTAGTAAATCCAATAAAATTCATTATTGAAAAAGCACATAAAGTTGGTGCTGCCGTTTTAATCGACGGGGCACAGGCAACTCCGCATTTAAAACCCGATGTTCAAGAATTAGATTGTGATTTCTACGTTTTTTCGGGTCATAAAATTGGTGGACCAACTGGCACGGGAATTTTGTACGGAAAAGAAGCGTGGTTAAACAAACTACCTCCGTACCAAGGCGGTGGCGAAATGATTAAGGAAGTTACGTTTGAAAAAACTACTTATGCTTGTTTACCGCATAAATTCGAAGCAGGAACACCCAATATAGCAGGCGGGATTGTTTTAGGGGTTGCCATTGATTATTTAAACGAGATTGGTTTTGATAACATTGCCGCTTACGAGCAGGAATTGTTAGATTATGGAATGCAGCAGTTAAGCAAGTTAGAAGGTATTGAATTTTACGGAACAACAGCCAAGAAAACATCGGTCATTTCATTTAATTTCAAAGGAATTCATCCGTATGATGTGGGTGCAATTATCGATAAATTAGGAATTGCCGTACGAACGGGGCACCATTGTGCACAACCCATTATGAATTTTTTCGATATTCCCGGAACCATTCGCGCATCGTTTGCTTTTTATAATACCAAAGAAGAAATCGATGCCATGATTGAAGCGTTGAAAAAGGCGCGGATGATGTTATCTTAA
- the sufB gene encoding Fe-S cluster assembly protein SufB: MSKYTEEELKKELETKEYEYGFYTNLESETFPVGLNEDIIRAISMKKEEPEWMTEWRLDAFRIWQEMTEPEWANVTYGKPDFQAISYYSAPKKVDPNKTLDDVDPELLAMYKKLGISIEEQKRMNNIAMDIVVDSVSVATTFKETLNEKGIIFCSISEAIKEHPELVKKYLGTVVPKSDNFYAALNSAVFSDGSFCYIPKGVRCPMELSTYFRINQAGTGQFERTLLIADESSYVSYLEGCTAPSRDENQLHAAVVELIAMNDAEIKYSTVQNWFPGDKEGKGGVFNFVTKRGLAEKNAKISWTQVETGSAVTWKYPSCILKGDNSVGEFYSIAVTNNFQQADTGTKMIHLGKNTKSTIISKGISAGKSQNSYRGLVQIGSRAENARNFSQCDSLLMGNECGAHTFPYIESKNATAKLEHEATTSKIGEDQIFYCNQRGIPTETAIALIVNGFSREVLDKLPMEFAVEAKKLLEISLEGSVG; encoded by the coding sequence ATGAGCAAATACACAGAAGAAGAATTAAAAAAAGAATTAGAAACAAAGGAATACGAATACGGATTTTATACCAATTTAGAATCTGAAACTTTTCCTGTGGGGCTAAATGAAGATATCATTCGGGCAATTTCTATGAAAAAAGAAGAGCCGGAATGGATGACAGAGTGGCGTTTAGATGCTTTTAGAATTTGGCAAGAAATGACCGAACCCGAATGGGCAAATGTAACTTACGGAAAACCAGATTTTCAAGCAATTTCATACTATTCGGCACCAAAAAAAGTAGATCCAAATAAAACGCTAGACGATGTAGATCCGGAACTTTTGGCTATGTACAAAAAGCTGGGAATTTCTATCGAAGAGCAAAAGCGAATGAACAACATTGCAATGGACATTGTGGTTGATTCGGTTTCAGTGGCAACTACTTTTAAAGAAACTTTGAACGAAAAAGGAATTATTTTTTGTTCCATTTCCGAAGCCATAAAAGAGCACCCAGAGTTGGTGAAAAAATACCTTGGAACGGTTGTGCCAAAAAGCGATAATTTTTATGCAGCATTAAATTCGGCTGTTTTTTCAGACGGATCGTTCTGTTACATACCAAAAGGTGTGCGCTGTCCAATGGAATTATCCACCTATTTCCGCATCAATCAAGCCGGAACTGGACAGTTTGAACGCACGTTGTTAATTGCCGATGAAAGCTCGTATGTTTCTTATTTAGAAGGATGTACCGCTCCAAGTCGTGATGAAAATCAATTACACGCAGCTGTTGTAGAGTTGATTGCCATGAACGATGCCGAAATTAAATATTCAACCGTTCAAAACTGGTTTCCGGGCGATAAAGAAGGTAAAGGCGGTGTGTTCAATTTTGTAACAAAAAGAGGATTGGCCGAGAAAAATGCGAAAATTTCTTGGACGCAAGTGGAAACCGGATCGGCAGTTACATGGAAATATCCTTCATGCATCTTAAAAGGCGATAATTCGGTGGGCGAGTTTTATTCAATTGCCGTAACCAATAATTTCCAGCAGGCTGATACCGGCACCAAAATGATTCATTTAGGAAAAAACACCAAATCAACCATTATTTCCAAAGGAATTTCGGCAGGAAAATCCCAGAATTCATACCGTGGATTGGTGCAAATTGGTTCGCGTGCAGAAAATGCCCGTAACTTTTCGCAATGCGATTCGTTGTTAATGGGGAACGAATGTGGTGCACATACTTTTCCGTATATCGAATCGAAAAATGCAACAGCCAAGTTAGAGCACGAAGCTACCACTAGTAAAATTGGTGAAGATCAAATTTTTTATTGCAATCAAAGAGGAATTCCAACCGAAACAGCAATTGCCTTAATCGTAAACGGTTTTTCACGCGAAGTTTTAGACAAACTGCCAATGGAATTTGCTGTAGAAGCTAAAAAACTATTAGAGATTTCGTTAGAAGGATCGGTGGGATAA
- a CDS encoding S8 family peptidase translates to MKINKSIYLSALVALALTSCKTAQTSYLQDLSTLKPITSADQLPTRKSALPEASMQRWSHLDILKDTVPGMSVDRAYQEIIKNKPGKKVLVAVIDSGIEVDHPDLKSQMWVNPKEIAGNGIDDDKNGYIDDIHGWNLLGATNEEQLELTRIVSRGDDGSAEYKRAKKELDEKIAELEPVRKQLEMMEDAHGKLTKYLKKTEYSKEDLDNISKDAPADVAKAKNIGYVLISRGKSAADFIKDYGDYVNGQLKYNLNVDFRGRKTGDDIFDINDTKYGDNDVMGNRDHAKHGTHVAGIIAQTRNNNIGGDGVASNNVEIMSVRAVPDGDEYDKDVALAIRYAADNGAKVINGSFGKYFAQNSQWVMDAIKYAAKKDVLIVVAAGNDAMDLNPEGEEIKRYPNDRIEGTNTEVADNFLVVGALNPSFGEKMVANFSNFGNIDVDVFAPGVKIYATVPHAGYEYLQGTSMASPNAAGVAAMIRSYYPSLTAPQVKQIMKDSGVAVNKEVIVSGDAEDKRNFKDISTSGKFVNLYNALIMADKVSKGKK, encoded by the coding sequence ATGAAGATCAATAAATCTATTTATTTATCAGCTTTAGTAGCATTAGCGTTAACAAGCTGTAAAACAGCGCAAACATCTTATTTACAAGATTTAAGCACGTTGAAACCTATTACTTCTGCAGACCAACTTCCTACAAGAAAATCTGCTTTGCCAGAAGCTTCCATGCAACGTTGGAGTCATTTAGATATTTTAAAAGATACGGTTCCGGGAATGTCGGTAGATCGTGCTTATCAAGAAATCATAAAAAACAAACCGGGTAAAAAGGTTTTAGTAGCGGTGATTGATTCAGGTATCGAAGTAGATCATCCAGATTTAAAATCGCAAATGTGGGTAAATCCTAAAGAAATTGCAGGAAACGGTATCGATGATGACAAAAACGGATACATCGATGATATACACGGTTGGAATTTATTAGGAGCTACCAACGAAGAGCAGTTAGAGCTTACCCGAATTGTGTCGAGAGGCGATGACGGATCGGCAGAATACAAACGTGCCAAGAAAGAATTAGATGAGAAAATTGCCGAGTTAGAGCCTGTGAGAAAACAGCTTGAAATGATGGAAGATGCGCACGGAAAACTTACAAAATACCTTAAAAAGACCGAGTATTCTAAAGAAGATTTAGACAACATAAGCAAAGATGCACCTGCCGATGTGGCAAAAGCAAAAAACATTGGTTATGTGTTAATTTCTCGCGGAAAATCGGCAGCTGATTTTATTAAAGATTACGGTGATTACGTAAACGGACAATTAAAATACAACTTAAATGTTGATTTCAGAGGACGCAAAACAGGAGATGATATTTTTGATATTAACGATACCAAATACGGTGATAACGATGTAATGGGCAACCGCGACCATGCAAAACACGGAACCCACGTTGCGGGTATTATTGCGCAAACACGAAACAACAATATTGGTGGCGATGGTGTAGCATCAAACAACGTAGAAATTATGTCGGTTCGTGCAGTGCCAGATGGCGATGAGTACGATAAAGACGTTGCATTGGCAATTCGCTATGCTGCAGACAACGGTGCTAAAGTAATCAACGGAAGTTTTGGTAAATATTTTGCACAAAACAGCCAATGGGTGATGGATGCCATTAAATATGCCGCTAAAAAAGATGTGTTGATTGTGGTTGCAGCCGGAAACGATGCAATGGATTTAAACCCGGAAGGGGAAGAAATTAAGCGCTATCCAAACGACCGTATTGAAGGAACAAATACCGAAGTTGCAGACAACTTTTTGGTAGTAGGTGCTTTAAACCCATCATTCGGCGAAAAAATGGTAGCAAACTTCTCCAACTTTGGAAACATTGACGTAGATGTTTTTGCACCAGGTGTTAAAATTTATGCAACCGTTCCTCATGCCGGATACGAATATTTGCAAGGAACATCAATGGCGTCACCAAACGCCGCAGGTGTTGCAGCAATGATTCGCTCGTACTATCCAAGCTTAACCGCACCGCAAGTAAAACAAATCATGAAAGATTCTGGTGTTGCTGTTAACAAAGAAGTTATTGTTTCAGGCGATGCAGAAGATAAACGCAACTTTAAAGATATTTCTACCTCAGGTAAATTTGTAAACCTTTACAATGCTTTAATCATGGCAGATAAAGTTTCTAAAGGGAAAAAATAA
- a CDS encoding M1 family metallopeptidase, whose translation MKKFLLLLIAVSTAGYAQHKNPNPGYWQQHVDYKMDVTMDVEKFQYSGTQELAYTNNSNDTLKKVFYHLYFNAFQPGSEMDARLTSIADPDKRMVKSFKGPDGIEKKQSKIAELKPNEIGFLRVNDLKQDGTLLKTKVVGTILEVELAKPLLPKAKTTFTMKFNGQVPVMVRRAGRNSEEGVALSMTQWYPKMAEFDFEGWHADPYIGREFHGVWGNFDVKLTLDKKYTVGATGYLQNKNEIGHGYEDAGVKVSIPKKEKNLTWHFIAPNVHDFAWGADPDFIHDKVMGPNNVELHFFYKNDASIKENWEKLQPETVKLLDFFNKNIGEYPYKQYSVIQGGDGGMEYAMCTLITGKRSLPSLIGVTAHEMAHMWFQHLLATNESKHEWMDEGFTSFISDFAVNQIMDKKNQEDENPFQSAYNNYFYMVKMNGEQPLSTHADRYDDNMNYGISAYSKGSVFITQLAYVIGWDKTFETLKRFYHDYRFSHPTPNDFKRSAERVSGAVLDWYLVDWTQTVNTIDYGIKNVEVKDNQANVTLERIGRMPMPIDFLVIYEDDSTESFYIPNTLMRWTKNNPYPNIPRTVLKGWDWAYPTYDFKFDTKGKNIKAVVIDPSQLMADVNLANNAKEM comes from the coding sequence ATGAAAAAGTTTTTACTATTATTAATTGCTGTATCAACTGCCGGATACGCACAGCACAAAAACCCAAATCCGGGTTACTGGCAGCAACACGTTGATTATAAAATGGATGTTACCATGGATGTTGAAAAATTTCAATATTCGGGAACTCAGGAACTAGCCTATACCAACAATTCAAACGATACCTTAAAAAAGGTTTTTTACCACTTATATTTCAATGCTTTTCAACCGGGAAGCGAGATGGACGCTCGTTTAACTTCTATTGCCGATCCCGATAAACGAATGGTAAAGTCGTTTAAAGGGCCAGATGGTATCGAAAAAAAACAAAGTAAAATAGCTGAATTAAAACCCAACGAAATTGGTTTTTTAAGAGTAAACGATTTAAAACAAGACGGCACACTTTTAAAAACAAAAGTTGTTGGAACTATTCTAGAGGTTGAATTGGCAAAACCTTTATTGCCGAAAGCAAAAACCACTTTCACCATGAAATTCAACGGACAAGTGCCTGTAATGGTGCGCAGAGCCGGACGAAATTCAGAAGAAGGCGTGGCACTTTCCATGACGCAGTGGTACCCAAAAATGGCCGAATTCGATTTTGAAGGTTGGCATGCCGATCCTTATATTGGGCGGGAGTTTCACGGCGTTTGGGGAAATTTTGATGTGAAATTAACCTTGGATAAAAAATACACGGTTGGAGCCACAGGTTACCTTCAAAACAAAAACGAAATTGGTCATGGTTACGAAGATGCAGGCGTAAAAGTATCAATCCCTAAAAAAGAAAAAAATCTAACGTGGCATTTTATCGCTCCAAACGTGCATGATTTTGCTTGGGGTGCCGATCCTGATTTTATCCACGATAAAGTGATGGGGCCAAACAATGTAGAACTGCATTTCTTCTATAAAAACGATGCTTCTATCAAAGAAAATTGGGAAAAACTGCAACCAGAAACCGTGAAATTATTAGATTTCTTCAACAAAAATATTGGCGAATATCCGTACAAGCAATACTCGGTAATTCAAGGTGGCGACGGCGGTATGGAATATGCTATGTGTACTTTGATTACCGGAAAACGCAGTCTGCCGAGTTTAATCGGAGTTACAGCACACGAAATGGCACACATGTGGTTTCAGCATTTACTGGCAACCAACGAAAGCAAACACGAATGGATGGATGAAGGTTTTACCTCGTTTATTTCAGATTTTGCAGTGAACCAAATCATGGATAAGAAAAACCAAGAAGACGAAAACCCGTTTCAAAGTGCTTACAACAACTATTTTTACATGGTAAAGATGAATGGCGAACAACCATTATCAACACATGCAGACCGGTACGACGACAATATGAATTACGGCATATCGGCATACAGCAAAGGTTCGGTTTTTATTACTCAGTTGGCTTACGTTATCGGTTGGGATAAAACCTTTGAAACCTTAAAACGTTTTTATCATGATTACCGTTTTTCACACCCAACCCCCAACGATTTTAAACGAAGTGCAGAACGTGTTTCGGGCGCTGTATTAGATTGGTATTTGGTAGATTGGACCCAAACCGTGAACACCATAGATTACGGCATTAAAAACGTTGAGGTAAAAGACAATCAAGCAAATGTTACTTTGGAAAGAATCGGCAGAATGCCAATGCCTATTGATTTTTTAGTGATTTATGAAGACGACAGCACCGAAAGTTTCTACATTCCCAATACCTTGATGCGTTGGACTAAAAACAACCCTTACCCAAATATTCCTCGCACAGTTTTAAAAGGCTGGGATTGGGCTTACCCAACTTATGATTTTAAATTTGATACCAAAGGAAAAAATATAAAAGCAGTAGTTATTGACCCATCGCAATTAATGGCAGATGTAAATCTTGCAAACAACGCAAAAGAAATGTAA